The proteins below are encoded in one region of Ornithinimicrobium avium:
- a CDS encoding ISL3 family transposase, which translates to MHDATFTRPDLTTFTGLDALGLAATGQLLEPDRAVLACRVLEPDDWCRRCGCQGVPRDTVTRQLAHVPFGWRPTILLITVRRYRCTGCSHVWRQDTTAAAPPRAKISRAGLRWGLVGIVVQHLSMARVAEGLAVSWNTANDAVLAEGQRLLIDDPARLEGVRVVGVDEHCWRHTRRGDKYVTVIIDLTPVRDGTGPARLLDMVEGRSKKAFKTWLAERDQAWREGIEVVAMDGFSGFKTATSEELPDAVPVMDPFHVVRLGGEALDECRRRVQQELHGHRGRKGDPLYSARRTLHTGADLLTDRQHERVEKLFATEQHTEVECTWGIYQRMIYAYRAPDRTAGRAEMASVIEALSSGVPARLVELRKLGRTLARRACDVLAYFERPRTSNGPSEAINGRLEHLRGLALGFRNLTHYIARALLEAGGFRPQLHPRL; encoded by the coding sequence GTGCACGACGCTACCTTCACGCGCCCCGACCTGACTACTTTCACCGGGCTGGACGCCCTCGGCCTGGCGGCTACTGGGCAGCTGCTCGAGCCCGACCGGGCGGTCCTGGCCTGCCGGGTCCTGGAGCCGGATGACTGGTGCCGTCGGTGCGGGTGCCAGGGCGTGCCGCGCGACACCGTGACCAGGCAGCTGGCGCACGTGCCGTTCGGGTGGCGACCCACCATCCTGCTCATCACGGTCCGGCGGTACCGGTGTACCGGGTGCTCTCACGTGTGGCGCCAGGACACCACCGCCGCGGCGCCGCCGCGGGCGAAGATCTCCCGCGCCGGGCTGCGGTGGGGACTGGTCGGCATCGTGGTCCAGCACCTGTCGATGGCCCGCGTCGCCGAGGGACTGGCGGTCTCCTGGAACACCGCCAACGACGCCGTCCTGGCCGAAGGCCAGCGGCTGCTGATCGACGACCCGGCCCGCCTCGAGGGCGTGCGCGTCGTTGGCGTCGACGAGCACTGTTGGCGGCACACCCGCCGGGGCGACAAGTACGTCACCGTCATCATCGACCTCACCCCGGTCCGCGACGGCACCGGCCCCGCGCGGCTGCTCGACATGGTCGAGGGCCGCAGCAAGAAGGCGTTCAAGACCTGGCTGGCCGAGCGCGACCAGGCCTGGCGCGAGGGGATCGAGGTCGTGGCCATGGACGGCTTCTCCGGCTTCAAGACGGCGACCAGCGAAGAGCTGCCAGACGCTGTGCCGGTGATGGATCCGTTCCACGTGGTCCGCCTGGGCGGGGAGGCACTGGACGAGTGCCGGCGCCGGGTGCAGCAGGAGCTGCACGGCCACCGGGGCCGCAAGGGCGACCCGCTGTACTCCGCGCGACGGACCCTGCACACCGGCGCCGACCTGCTCACCGACCGCCAGCACGAGCGCGTCGAGAAGCTCTTCGCCACCGAGCAGCACACCGAGGTGGAGTGCACCTGGGGCATCTACCAGCGGATGATCTACGCCTACCGCGCCCCGGACCGGACCGCCGGCCGGGCAGAGATGGCCTCGGTCATCGAAGCGCTGAGCAGCGGCGTCCCCGCCCGGCTGGTCGAGCTGCGCAAGCTGGGCCGCACCCTGGCCAGACGCGCCTGCGACGTCCTGGCCTACTTCGAGCGGCCCCGCACCAGCAACGGACCCAGCGAAGCGATCAACGGTCGCCTTGAGCATCTCCGCGGCCTGGCCCTCGGCTTCCGCAACCTCACCCACTACATCGCCCGAGCACTCCTCGAGGCCGGTGGATTCAGACCCCAACTACACCCTCGATTGTGA
- a CDS encoding transposase family protein, protein MHKPTFDVDAASILFNLPGYQVVSASPAVGDQPRQVIVETIASEGACPSCGVLSCRVQARPVQHVKDVPCGGERLDVVVRKRRYACTEELCPRRSFTEETDQLPVRARVTGSSQSRV, encoded by the coding sequence GTGCACAAGCCTACGTTCGACGTCGATGCGGCGTCGATCCTGTTCAACCTGCCCGGCTACCAGGTGGTCTCGGCCAGCCCTGCCGTCGGCGACCAGCCGCGGCAGGTGATCGTCGAGACCATCGCGTCCGAGGGCGCCTGCCCGTCCTGCGGGGTGCTGTCCTGCCGGGTCCAGGCCCGCCCGGTCCAGCACGTCAAGGACGTGCCCTGCGGGGGTGAGCGCCTCGACGTCGTCGTGCGCAAGCGCCGCTACGCCTGCACCGAGGAGCTCTGCCCGCGCCGCTCGTTCACCGAGGAGACCGACCAGCTGCCGGTCCGGGCCAGGGTAACGGGCTCTTCACAATCGAGGGTGTAG
- the ltrA gene encoding group II intron reverse transcriptase/maturase, with the protein MSTSLTEGKSFEISKWEVWQAYERVKANKGASGVDEVTIEEFEADLRGNLYKVWNRMSSGSYFPPPVRAVPIPKPDGKVRVLGVPTVADRIAQTVVAARLEARVEPMFHPDSYGYRPRRSALDAVAVTRRRCWSKDWVLDLDIRAFFDSVDHDLLLKAVEANTEDRWVVLYVRRWLAAPMVHPDGSVQDRDRGTPQGSAVSPVLANLFLHYAFDAWMAREFPSVQFERYVDDVVVHAATRGHAERLRSAIAARMIEVGLELHPDKTKIVYCKDDNRRGSHEHESFTFLGYTFRTRSARNKHGRKFASFLPAVSREALVAMGRQVRRWRIHLRTGGSLTDLARWMNPIVRGWMQYYGAFYRSELYPLLRRINTYLVRWARKKYRALHGFKKVKAWWRALVARYPRGFAHWAWTRDFLPTGW; encoded by the coding sequence GTGAGCACGTCACTGACGGAAGGCAAGTCGTTCGAGATCTCCAAGTGGGAGGTGTGGCAGGCGTATGAGCGGGTGAAGGCGAACAAGGGCGCTTCGGGGGTGGATGAGGTGACCATCGAGGAGTTCGAGGCCGATCTACGGGGCAACCTGTACAAGGTTTGGAATCGGATGTCCTCGGGGTCCTACTTCCCGCCGCCGGTGCGCGCGGTGCCGATCCCCAAGCCTGACGGCAAGGTCAGGGTGCTCGGGGTACCAACTGTCGCGGACAGGATCGCCCAGACCGTGGTCGCGGCCCGGCTGGAGGCCAGGGTGGAACCGATGTTCCACCCTGACTCCTACGGGTACCGGCCGCGGCGGTCGGCCCTGGATGCGGTAGCGGTGACCCGGCGACGATGCTGGAGCAAGGACTGGGTGCTCGATCTGGACATCCGCGCGTTCTTCGACAGCGTCGACCATGACCTGCTGCTCAAGGCGGTGGAGGCCAACACCGAGGACCGTTGGGTGGTGCTGTACGTGCGGCGCTGGTTGGCTGCGCCGATGGTGCATCCCGACGGCAGCGTTCAGGACCGAGACCGTGGCACCCCGCAGGGGTCCGCGGTTTCACCGGTCCTGGCGAACCTGTTTCTGCACTATGCGTTCGATGCCTGGATGGCCCGGGAGTTCCCCTCCGTCCAGTTCGAACGCTACGTCGATGACGTGGTGGTGCATGCCGCCACACGCGGCCACGCAGAGCGGCTGCGTTCGGCGATCGCTGCCCGGATGATCGAGGTCGGGCTGGAACTGCACCCGGACAAGACCAAGATCGTGTACTGCAAGGACGACAACCGGCGCGGCTCTCACGAGCACGAGTCGTTCACGTTCTTGGGCTACACCTTCCGGACCCGGTCGGCGCGGAACAAGCACGGGCGGAAGTTCGCCTCGTTCTTGCCCGCGGTGTCCCGGGAAGCCCTGGTGGCGATGGGCAGACAGGTTCGCAGGTGGCGCATCCACCTGCGCACCGGTGGAAGCCTTACCGACCTCGCCCGATGGATGAATCCCATCGTGCGGGGCTGGATGCAGTACTACGGGGCGTTCTATCGCTCTGAGTTGTATCCCCTGCTGCGCCGCATCAACACCTATCTGGTGCGGTGGGCCCGCAAGAAGTATCGAGCGTTGCATGGGTTCAAGAAGGTCAAGGCATGGTGGCGGGCGCTGGTCGCTCGCTACCCGCGTGGGTTCGCCCACTGGGCCTGGACCCGGGACTTCCTTCCGACAGGGTGGTAA
- a CDS encoding helix-turn-helix domain-containing protein, with amino-acid sequence MEDWALIRRLARDGVPKAAIARQLGISRTTVIKAANSEGPPRYVRKSGPTSFTPFEAQVRALLAETPDMPATVLAERVGWTGSIRCFGDNVNRVRADARPIDPDQPQPDLILRRW; translated from the coding sequence ATGGAGGACTGGGCGCTGATCAGGAGGCTGGCTCGGGACGGTGTGCCGAAGGCGGCGATCGCCCGACAGCTGGGCATCTCGAGGACCACGGTCATCAAGGCCGCCAACTCCGAGGGGCCGCCGCGGTACGTCCGCAAGAGCGGGCCGACGTCGTTCACGCCGTTCGAGGCTCAGGTGCGGGCGTTGCTGGCGGAGACCCCGGACATGCCCGCTACGGTGCTCGCCGAGCGGGTCGGGTGGACCGGCTCGATCCGGTGCTTCGGGGACAACGTGAACCGGGTGCGGGCTGATGCTCGCCCGATCGACCCGGACCAGCCGCAGCCAGATCTCATACTTCGCCGATGGTGA